Proteins co-encoded in one Mycobacterium mantenii genomic window:
- a CDS encoding TetR/AcrR family transcriptional regulator, with the protein MPQRATKQPIPATVARRPRGEPRRLLLDAARALFAGQDYRSTTTREIAQAAGVTEHLLFRNFGSKAALFREALVVPFVSFVDEFGQTWQSVVPEETDEQELTRHFVSQLYDVFVEHKGLLLTLMAAETLSDEEQADAGIAEIRRAITVLGQISVEGMQLRGLRSDHPDLPAHSTVSMIAGMAALRSTYFGNRQPPREVIVEELVQALLHGFLHRND; encoded by the coding sequence GTGCCCCAGCGAGCAACTAAGCAGCCGATCCCGGCTACGGTCGCGCGTCGGCCCCGTGGAGAGCCGCGCAGGCTCCTGCTCGACGCCGCCCGGGCGCTGTTCGCCGGTCAGGACTATCGCAGCACGACGACCCGCGAAATCGCCCAGGCCGCCGGGGTCACCGAACACCTGCTGTTTCGCAACTTCGGTTCGAAGGCGGCGCTGTTCCGCGAAGCGCTTGTCGTGCCTTTCGTGAGTTTCGTCGACGAATTCGGTCAGACCTGGCAGTCCGTCGTGCCCGAGGAGACCGACGAGCAGGAGCTGACACGGCATTTCGTATCGCAGCTTTACGACGTGTTCGTCGAACACAAGGGTCTGCTGCTGACCTTGATGGCGGCCGAGACTCTCAGCGACGAGGAACAAGCCGACGCCGGCATTGCCGAGATTCGGCGGGCCATCACGGTGCTCGGCCAGATCAGTGTCGAAGGCATGCAGTTACGGGGGTTGCGGTCGGACCATCCCGACCTGCCGGCGCATTCGACGGTGTCGATGATCGCCGGGATGGCCGCTCTGCGTTCAACCTACTTCGGGAACAGACAACCGCCGCGGGAGGTAATCGTTGAGGAACTCGTTCAAGCGCTCCTGCACGGCTTCTTGCATCGCAACGACTGA
- a CDS encoding spirocyclase AveC family protein yields MKTEMTPVMAGAQYFSYVASIAFLIIGIYLSYRRRRIHPLLLLGISAISFSWIESPYDWAMYAQFPPGLPRMPSWWPLNVTWGGLPLAVPIGYVSYFIIPAVTGAALGRWLSAKFNWRRPITLLVVGLVVGFCWALFFNGYTGAQLGNFYYGYVIPGLAIFEGTKHQYPLYDSLAMGIQMMLFTYLLGRTDEQGRNVIDMWADKRSKSRGQSAVLSVLAAIVVGHLVYGAVFAPHLITKLGGYVTAGPTEQLYPGVPNQPK; encoded by the coding sequence GTGAAAACCGAGATGACGCCGGTGATGGCCGGGGCTCAGTACTTTTCCTACGTCGCGAGCATCGCGTTCTTGATCATCGGAATCTATCTGAGCTATCGTCGCCGCCGCATCCACCCGCTGTTGCTCCTTGGCATCTCGGCGATCTCGTTCTCCTGGATCGAGTCACCCTACGACTGGGCGATGTACGCACAGTTCCCGCCCGGGTTGCCCCGCATGCCGTCCTGGTGGCCGTTGAACGTGACGTGGGGCGGGTTGCCTCTCGCGGTCCCGATCGGCTACGTCTCCTACTTCATCATCCCCGCAGTCACCGGGGCCGCCCTCGGGCGTTGGCTGAGCGCAAAGTTCAACTGGCGCAGGCCGATTACCCTCCTCGTGGTCGGCCTCGTCGTCGGTTTCTGCTGGGCATTGTTTTTCAACGGCTACACCGGAGCCCAGCTTGGCAACTTCTACTACGGCTACGTGATTCCCGGCCTCGCGATCTTCGAGGGCACCAAGCACCAATACCCGTTGTACGACTCGCTGGCCATGGGCATCCAGATGATGCTCTTCACCTATCTGCTAGGGCGCACCGATGAGCAAGGACGAAACGTCATCGACATGTGGGCCGACAAGAGATCGAAGAGCCGCGGGCAGTCTGCGGTGCTATCCGTCCTGGCCGCCATCGTCGTCGGACACCTGGTATACGGCGCGGTCTTTGCGCCCCACCTCATCACCAAGCTGGGCGGCTATGTCACCGCGGGCCCGACCGAGCAGCTGTACCCCGGCGTACCGAACCAACCCAAGTAA